The following proteins come from a genomic window of Ursus arctos isolate Adak ecotype North America unplaced genomic scaffold, UrsArc2.0 scaffold_12, whole genome shotgun sequence:
- the TXNIP gene encoding thioredoxin-interacting protein isoform X1, producing the protein MVMFKKIKSFEVVFNDPEKVYGSGEKVAGRVIVEVCEVTRVKAVRILACGVAKVLWMQGSQQCKQTSEYLRYEDTLLLEDQPTGENEMVIMRPGNKYEYKFGFELPQGPLGTSFKGKYGCVDYWVKAFLDRPSQPTQETKKVFEVMDMVDVNTPDLMAPVSAKKEKKVSCMFIPDGQVSVSARIDRKGFCEGDEISIHADFENTCSRIVVPKAAIVARHTYLANGQTKVLTQKLSSVRGNHIISGTCASWRGKSLRVQKIRPSILGCNILRVEYSLLIYVSVPGSKKVILDLPLVIGSRSGLSSRTSSMASRTSSEMSWVDLNIPDTPEGEPDLIMSRLLFWPAWVCEIVMVRHFTARLLMPMFFLAPPCYMDIIPEDHRLESPTTPLLDDTDGSQDSPIFMYAPEFKFMPPPTYTEVRIVILPLHLS; encoded by the exons ATGGTGATGTTCAAGAAGATCAAATCTTTTGAGGTGGTCTTTAACGACCCTGAAAAGGTGTATGGCAGTGGGGAGAAAGTGGCTGGCCGGGTGATAGTGGAGGTGTGCGAAGTCACTCGAGTCAAAGCTGTCAGGATCCTGGCTTGCGGAGTGGCCAAAGTCCTGTGGATGCAGGGATCCCAGCAGTGCAAACAGACGTCTGAGTACCTGCGGTACGAAGACACGCTTCTCCTGGAAGACCAGCCAACAG gtGAGAATGAGATGGTGATCATGAGACCTGGAAACAAATATGAGTACAAGTTCGGCTTTGAGCTTCCTCAGGG GCCTTTGGGAACATCCTTCAAAGGAAAATATGGGTGTGTAGACTACTGGGTGAAGGCTTTTCTTGATCGCCCCAGCCAGCCAActcaagagacaaagaaagtctTCGAAGTGATGGATATGGTGGATGTCAATACTCCTGATTTAATG GCCCCTGTGtctgctaaaaaagaaaagaaagtttcctGCATGTTCATTCCTGATGGACAAGTGTCTGTCTCTGCCCGAATTGACAGAAAAGGATTCTGTGAAG GTGATGAGATTTCCATCCATGCTGACTTTGAGAATACATGTTCCAGAATCGTGGTTCCCAAAGCTGCCATAGTAGCCCGCCACACTTACCTTGCCAATGGCCAAACCAAGGTTCTGACGCAGAAGTTGTCATCGGTGAGAGGCAATCATATCATCTCAGGAACCTGTGCGTCATGGCGTGGCAAGAGCCTTCGGGTGCAGAAGATCAGGCCTTCTATCCTGGGCTGCAACATCCTTCGAGTTGAATACTCCTTACTG ATCTATGTTAGCGTTCCTGGCTCCAAGAAGGTCATCCTTGATCTGCCCCTAGTAATTGGTAGCAGGTCAGGTCTGAGCAGCCGGACATCGAGCATGGCCAGCCGAACCAGCTCTGAAATGAGTTGGGTAGATCTCAACATCCCGGATACCCCAGAAGGTGAGCCAGACCTAATAATGTCTCGTCTTCTTTTTTGGCCTGCTTGGGTTTGTGAAATTGTGATGGTCAGGCATTTCACGGCCAGACTTCTTATGCCTATGTTTTTTCTAGCTCCTCCTTGCTATATGGATATCATTCCTGAAGATCACCGATTGGAGAGCCCCACCACTCCTCTGCTAGATGACACAGATGGTTCCCAAGACAGCCCTATTTTTATGTATGCTCCCGAGTTCAAGTTCATGCCACCACCTACTTATACTGAGGTGAGAATTGTCATTTTACCACTGCATTTGTCCTAA
- the TXNIP gene encoding thioredoxin-interacting protein isoform X2 codes for MVMFKKIKSFEVVFNDPEKVYGSGEKVAGRVIVEVCEVTRVKAVRILACGVAKVLWMQGSQQCKQTSEYLRYEDTLLLEDQPTGENEMVIMRPGNKYEYKFGFELPQGPLGTSFKGKYGCVDYWVKAFLDRPSQPTQETKKVFEVMDMVDVNTPDLMAPVSAKKEKKVSCMFIPDGQVSVSARIDRKGFCEGDEISIHADFENTCSRIVVPKAAIVARHTYLANGQTKVLTQKLSSVRGNHIISGTCASWRGKSLRVQKIRPSILGCNILRVEYSLLIYVSVPGSKKVILDLPLVIGSRSGLSSRTSSMASRTSSEMSWVDLNIPDTPEAPPCYMDIIPEDHRLESPTTPLLDDTDGSQDSPIFMYAPEFKFMPPPTYTEVDPCILNNNVQ; via the exons ATGGTGATGTTCAAGAAGATCAAATCTTTTGAGGTGGTCTTTAACGACCCTGAAAAGGTGTATGGCAGTGGGGAGAAAGTGGCTGGCCGGGTGATAGTGGAGGTGTGCGAAGTCACTCGAGTCAAAGCTGTCAGGATCCTGGCTTGCGGAGTGGCCAAAGTCCTGTGGATGCAGGGATCCCAGCAGTGCAAACAGACGTCTGAGTACCTGCGGTACGAAGACACGCTTCTCCTGGAAGACCAGCCAACAG gtGAGAATGAGATGGTGATCATGAGACCTGGAAACAAATATGAGTACAAGTTCGGCTTTGAGCTTCCTCAGGG GCCTTTGGGAACATCCTTCAAAGGAAAATATGGGTGTGTAGACTACTGGGTGAAGGCTTTTCTTGATCGCCCCAGCCAGCCAActcaagagacaaagaaagtctTCGAAGTGATGGATATGGTGGATGTCAATACTCCTGATTTAATG GCCCCTGTGtctgctaaaaaagaaaagaaagtttcctGCATGTTCATTCCTGATGGACAAGTGTCTGTCTCTGCCCGAATTGACAGAAAAGGATTCTGTGAAG GTGATGAGATTTCCATCCATGCTGACTTTGAGAATACATGTTCCAGAATCGTGGTTCCCAAAGCTGCCATAGTAGCCCGCCACACTTACCTTGCCAATGGCCAAACCAAGGTTCTGACGCAGAAGTTGTCATCGGTGAGAGGCAATCATATCATCTCAGGAACCTGTGCGTCATGGCGTGGCAAGAGCCTTCGGGTGCAGAAGATCAGGCCTTCTATCCTGGGCTGCAACATCCTTCGAGTTGAATACTCCTTACTG ATCTATGTTAGCGTTCCTGGCTCCAAGAAGGTCATCCTTGATCTGCCCCTAGTAATTGGTAGCAGGTCAGGTCTGAGCAGCCGGACATCGAGCATGGCCAGCCGAACCAGCTCTGAAATGAGTTGGGTAGATCTCAACATCCCGGATACCCCAGAAG CTCCTCCTTGCTATATGGATATCATTCCTGAAGATCACCGATTGGAGAGCCCCACCACTCCTCTGCTAGATGACACAGATGGTTCCCAAGACAGCCCTATTTTTATGTATGCTCCCGAGTTCAAGTTCATGCCACCACCTACTTATACTGAG gtggaTCCCTGCATCCTCAACAACAATGTGCAGTGA